The sequence CGTATTGCTTCACGAGCCGGCGAACGGCCGGGCTCAGCGCGTCGCGATCGAGCGGCTCCGGCGTCTCGGCAACGTCGGGCTCGGCGGCAGGCTCGGGGCCCGGCGCCTCGTCCGACACGTCCTCGGGAGATCCGTGTGGCCGTTCGTCGTTCACGAGTGCTCCGCCGGCGCATGCAAAAGGAAGGGGCCGCGCAGCGGTAGAATGCCGCACATGCCGCGCATACGTCCATGCCGCGGGGCCGGCTAGCCGGCCCCGCACGTCACGCTCTACGCCTCTCCGATGCGTTTGCCGCCCCCGTACGACCGCATGCTCGCGCCGGTCTACGTGCCGTCGCTGCTGATGTCCGTGAGCCAGGAAGCGGCGCTCATTCTGCTGCCGCTCCACGTGCTCGAGATCGGCGGGGGCGCGGCGCTCGCCGCCGTCGTCGTCGGCCTGCGCGGGATCGGCATGCTGCTGTTCGACGTGCCGGCAGGGCTGCTCGCCGCACGCTTCGGCGACAAGCCGCTGCTCGCGGGCGGGCTCGCGGCGATGATGGCCGCGATGCTCGTGCTCGCGGCTGCCCCGGGACTCTGGGCGGTGGCGATCGGGGCGTTGCTGCTCGGCGTCGGCAACGCGGCCTGGATGCTGGGGCGGCAATCCTACATCGCGCAAGTGTGCGCGAGCGCCGAGGTCGGGCGGGCGATTGCGGGCATGGCAGGCTTGCAGCGCGTCGGCACCTTCATCGGCCCGGCGGCCGGCGGCCTCGTCGCGGCATCGGCCGGCTACGCGGCCGCGTTCGCTGCGGGAGCCGCGTGCGGCGTCGTCGCCGGCGTTTTCGTGCTGCTTTTCGCGCGGGACGTCACACAGCCGGCCGCCGCCGACACGCGGCTCGGCGCCGTCGGCACGGTGCTTCGCGCGCACCGCCGGGAATTCTCGACGGCCGGGCTGGCCGCGCTCGCGCTCCAGCTGATGCGCGCGACGCGGCAACTGCTCGTGCCGCTCTTCGGGCGCTCGATCGGTCTCGACCCGGCGGCCATCGGCTTGCTCTATTCCGCCTCGGCGGCGATCGACATGTCGCTGTTCTATCCGGTGGGCGTGCTCGTGGACCGGCGCGGCCGCAAGTGGAGCGCCGTGCCGAGCATGACGCTGTTCGCGCTCGGGCTCGCGCTGCTGCCGCTCGCGCAAAGCTTCCTCGGGCTGCTCGCCGTGGTGATGCTGCTCGGCCTCGCGAACGGGCTCGGCACGGGGATCGTGATGATCATCGGTGCCGATCTCGCGAGCGCGAGCGGCCGCCGCGGTCAGTTCCTCGGCGTCTGGCGGCTGATCGGCGACGTCGGCATGAGCGGCGCGCCGCTGCTCGCCGGCGCGCTCGTGCAGCTTTCCGGGCTCGCGCTCGCGAGCGCCGCGGCCGCCGGAATCGGCCTCGCCGGCGCGCTCGTGATGCTGTTCCTCGTCACGGAGACGCTGGACCTGACGGAAGCGCGCTGAAGACGCGCCGAAGTGCGAAAGCTCGCGCTATTTTTTCGGGCCGTGCCGCGTTATCCTGCACTTCCACCCCCGCCGTTTATTGGGCCTACGGGCATGGTGCCCCTATCCTCCTTTAGCGGTGAGCGACCCATTCAGGAGGTACTGTGGGCAGAAAGCTCTACGTCGGTAATCTTCCTTATACGGCCACCGAAACGATTCTTGCCGAAAAATTCGGCGAATGCGGCCGCGTCGAATCGGCACGGTTGATCACGGACCGGGATACGGGTCACAGCAAGGGCTTCGGTTTCGTCGAGATGTCGTCCGCCGCAGAAGCGCAGGCGGCCATCGACAAGCTGAACGGCGCGGATTACGACGGCCGCCCGATGAGGGTCAACGAGGCGAAGCCGCAAGACAAGAAGCCGCCGGGCCCCCGCCGTCAGGGCGGTCGCTGGTAGGTTGTGAAAAACGAGAACGGGGCGCGACGCGCCCCGTTCTCGCTCGATCGCGTCAGCTCTTCGCGACGCTGATGACCTCGGGCTCCATGTAGCCTTTCAGCCCGATGATCGAGTACTGCCGCCCGAGCCCCGACTCCTTCGCTCCGCCGAACGGCACGAACGCGGACGTCGCGCGGTGCTGGTTCACCCACGCCGTGCCGACCTCGAGCCGCGCGGCGATCGCCTTGCCTCGCTCGGGGTCGCTGGTCCAGACCGAGCCGCTCAGACCGTAGCGGGTGTCGTTCGCGCGCCGGATCGCGTCCTCGACGTCGGAGAACTTCAGGATCGGCACGATCGGGCCGAACTGCTCCTCGCGAACCAGGCGGCTTTGCTCGTCGACGTCCGTGACGAGCGTCGGCGGAATGAAGTAGCCCGGCCCTTCGGGCACCTCGCCGCCGACGAGGATGCGCGCGCCGCTCCGCTTCGTATCCTCGATGATCCCGCGGACCTTGTCGTACTGCATCTTGTTCTGGATCGGGCCGAGCTGCGTGTCCGGATCGAGCCCGTTGCCGACCTTCGCGTTGCGCGCCTCCTCGACGAGCGCCTCGCAGAGCTCCTCATAGACGCTCTCGTGCGCGTATATCCGCTTGATGGCCATACAGACTTGGCCGCTGTTCACGAACGACGCGAAGAACACCTTCTTCGCGATGGCCTTCGGATCGACGTCGTCGAGAATGATCGCGGGATCGTTGCCGCCGAGCTCGAGCGTGACGCGCTTCAGCGTGGCGGCCGCCGTGGCCGCGACCTTCTTGCCCGTGGCCACCGAGCCCGTGAAGGAAATCTTGTCGATACCTTCGTGCTCGGTCATCCATTGTCCGAGCTCGTCGCCTCCGGCGAGCACGTTCACGACGCCCGCCGGGAAGATCTCCCGCAAGATCTCGCCGAGCTTCAACGTGGTGAGCGGCGTGTACGGAGAAGGCTTCAGCACCACCGTGTTACCGGTGTAGAGGGCCGATACGAGGGGGCCGAGCGCGAGGTTCACGGGCGCGTTCCACGGCGTGATGATGCCGACGACCCCGAGCGGGCGGTAATGCAGCTCGATGTGCCGCTGATCGTCGTCGACGAGCACTTCCACCGGAATCTCGATGCTGACCATGCCCTCCGACTGTGCCGCCCCGCGATCGATTTCCGCGACGGATTGGCCGAGCGGCTTGCCTTGCTCGCGAGTCAGGAGCTCGGCCAGCTCCTGCTGGCGTTCCCGAAGCGCCTGCGACAGCTTCTTCACGAGGGCGGCGCGCTGCTCGTAGGAGGCGGCACGCCATTCCGGGAAGGCGCGGCGCGCGGCGCCGACCGCGGCGTCGAGCTCCGCGCGCCCGGCCGCCGGGCAGCGGGCGAAAACGCTCCCGAGTGCGGGATTGATTACGTCGAGCTTCGCGTCGGCGTCGACGAGCTCGCCGCCGATCAGCAACGCGAAATCCGTGCGCAGCTCGGCGTCGCGTGCGACGTTCTTTGCTCTTTCGACCATCGGAGCGTCTACCTCCCGAGTAGCATGTTGGAAGTGTGCGGCGGGCGCCGTCGCCGGACGCGCCGCTTGCCGCGGCCGCGTCGACATGAAGTACAATTCATGATACACGATCGACCCCTTGCGGGGTCTCCCGCGCAAACGCCGGTGCCCGTCCGGTCTGCAAATCTTGCACGGCGGCGTGGGGGAGTATCGGGTTCACAACCACTCGGAGGAGGAGTAGATGAAGATCGTCGTCGTCGGGCAGGGAGCCTTCGGCAGAAAGCATCTCGACGGATTGAAGAACATCGAAGGCGTCGAGGTCGTCAGCCTGGCCGGCGGCAGCCCGGACTCCACCGAGAAGGTCGCGAAGCAATACGGCATTCCCCATTGGACCAGCGATCTTGCCGAGGCCCTCGCGCAGCCGGGTGTCGAGGCGGCGATCATCACGTCGCCGACGCAGATGCACGCCAAGCAGGCCGAGCAGGTCA is a genomic window of Gammaproteobacteria bacterium containing:
- a CDS encoding RNA-binding protein, with the protein product MGRKLYVGNLPYTATETILAEKFGECGRVESARLITDRDTGHSKGFGFVEMSSAAEAQAAIDKLNGADYDGRPMRVNEAKPQDKKPPGPRRQGGRW
- a CDS encoding MFS transporter, translated to MRLPPPYDRMLAPVYVPSLLMSVSQEAALILLPLHVLEIGGGAALAAVVVGLRGIGMLLFDVPAGLLAARFGDKPLLAGGLAAMMAAMLVLAAAPGLWAVAIGALLLGVGNAAWMLGRQSYIAQVCASAEVGRAIAGMAGLQRVGTFIGPAAGGLVAASAGYAAAFAAGAACGVVAGVFVLLFARDVTQPAAADTRLGAVGTVLRAHRREFSTAGLAALALQLMRATRQLLVPLFGRSIGLDPAAIGLLYSASAAIDMSLFYPVGVLVDRRGRKWSAVPSMTLFALGLALLPLAQSFLGLLAVVMLLGLANGLGTGIVMIIGADLASASGRRGQFLGVWRLIGDVGMSGAPLLAGALVQLSGLALASAAAAGIGLAGALVMLFLVTETLDLTEAR
- a CDS encoding aldehyde dehydrogenase family protein, which produces MVERAKNVARDAELRTDFALLIGGELVDADAKLDVINPALGSVFARCPAAGRAELDAAVGAARRAFPEWRAASYEQRAALVKKLSQALRERQQELAELLTREQGKPLGQSVAEIDRGAAQSEGMVSIEIPVEVLVDDDQRHIELHYRPLGVVGIITPWNAPVNLALGPLVSALYTGNTVVLKPSPYTPLTTLKLGEILREIFPAGVVNVLAGGDELGQWMTEHEGIDKISFTGSVATGKKVAATAAATLKRVTLELGGNDPAIILDDVDPKAIAKKVFFASFVNSGQVCMAIKRIYAHESVYEELCEALVEEARNAKVGNGLDPDTQLGPIQNKMQYDKVRGIIEDTKRSGARILVGGEVPEGPGYFIPPTLVTDVDEQSRLVREEQFGPIVPILKFSDVEDAIRRANDTRYGLSGSVWTSDPERGKAIAARLEVGTAWVNQHRATSAFVPFGGAKESGLGRQYSIIGLKGYMEPEVISVAKS